A window from Sinorhizobium fredii encodes these proteins:
- a CDS encoding glycine zipper 2TM domain-containing protein, protein MSKPTVTLIVFGALALSGCQSAATSQRGGVGEFGCIAGTVGGAIVGGVVGATIGSGTGQLWAVGGGATLGSAAGNALTCAY, encoded by the coding sequence ATGAGCAAGCCTACTGTAACTTTGATTGTCTTTGGCGCCCTCGCCTTATCCGGGTGCCAGTCCGCTGCGACATCCCAGAGGGGAGGCGTCGGCGAATTCGGCTGTATTGCCGGGACCGTCGGCGGCGCGATCGTCGGCGGCGTGGTCGGCGCGACCATCGGTTCGGGCACCGGCCAGCTCTGGGCCGTCGGCGGCGGTGCCACGCTCGGCAGCGCGGCAGGCAACGCCCTGACCTGCGCCTATTAA
- a CDS encoding EF-hand domain-containing protein: MLPRLALSTALALCQLVSPAQAQSAAMNQGQMDRLDRDRNGAVDRSEYQAFMTMAFASLDKNKDGSLRSDEVAQALTAQQFAATDKNGDGRVSQTEFLNRVMADFQAADRSGDGNLE, from the coding sequence ATGCTGCCAAGACTCGCTCTTTCCACGGCGCTCGCGCTTTGCCAGCTCGTGTCGCCCGCACAGGCTCAGTCGGCGGCAATGAACCAGGGTCAGATGGATCGCCTCGACCGTGACCGAAACGGAGCGGTTGACCGCTCCGAATACCAGGCGTTCATGACGATGGCCTTCGCAAGCCTGGACAAGAACAAGGACGGCAGCCTGCGCTCCGACGAGGTGGCGCAGGCACTCACCGCCCAGCAATTTGCCGCCACCGACAAGAACGGCGACGGCAGGGTGAGCCAGACCGAATTCCTGAACAGGGTCATGGCCGATTTCCAGGCAGCCGACCGCAGCGGCGACGGCAACCTGGAATAG
- a CDS encoding TfuA-like protein, producing the protein MPDAGCDGPILVFLGPTLRLDEARAVLDAIYLQPAAQGDILLAAHAFRPRAMVLIDGRFEDRPAVRHKEILWAMAQGIVMVGGASMGALRAAELGDFGMIGVGLIYRWYRRWALSSRMEGCVSPPALAPDDAVAVHSGPAELGFLQLTDALVDLQRTFSTLMRRRVISAAERAQLTTMARNMNFRDRTLAAVLGAAGWTDSRIQEVRQKAVRQKREDALLALHRAPRLVREARMADGQNAWAATNTFIRDLEAGGIDSKLVNTYKLNP; encoded by the coding sequence ATGCCAGATGCGGGATGCGACGGTCCAATTCTGGTGTTTCTCGGTCCGACCCTGCGGCTTGACGAGGCCCGTGCGGTGCTCGATGCCATCTATCTGCAGCCCGCCGCCCAAGGTGATATTCTACTGGCCGCCCATGCTTTCAGGCCCCGTGCCATGGTCTTGATCGACGGCCGGTTCGAAGACCGGCCCGCCGTCAGGCACAAGGAAATCCTCTGGGCGATGGCCCAGGGAATTGTCATGGTCGGAGGCGCCAGCATGGGGGCGCTCAGAGCAGCGGAACTCGGCGATTTCGGCATGATCGGCGTCGGCCTGATCTACAGGTGGTATCGGCGATGGGCTCTTTCTTCCCGAATGGAGGGTTGCGTCTCGCCCCCCGCCCTGGCCCCGGACGACGCCGTGGCGGTGCATTCGGGGCCGGCTGAGCTCGGCTTCCTGCAACTGACCGACGCGCTCGTCGATCTGCAGCGCACCTTTTCCACGCTGATGCGCCGCAGGGTCATCAGTGCCGCCGAACGGGCGCAGCTCACAACAATGGCGCGAAACATGAACTTTCGCGACCGGACGCTAGCGGCGGTTTTGGGTGCCGCGGGATGGACGGACAGCCGCATTCAAGAGGTACGGCAGAAAGCGGTGCGTCAGAAGAGAGAAGACGCTTTGCTGGCACTTCACAGGGCGCCGCGCCTTGTGCGAGAGGCACGGATGGCAGATGGCCAGAATGCTTGGGCCGCGACGAACACCTTCATTCGGGACCTGGAAGCTGGCGGCATTGACTCCAAATTAGTGAACACTTATAAATTGAATCCCTGA
- a CDS encoding YcaO-like family protein has product MSRGADRASLNGDLADFYASLVSCPRAALSVHSTPDETKRRFQALLPLCRRARITRIGDLTGLDRLGLPVVQAVRPAALSEVTSLGRGFTTTEASVGAIMESLERYYAEAIPPERIFLATAEELEIANGLFDTLVVAGSEDWRSRTIAWTMGVDVATGHALPVPLELVHTCYTEPPPVHDGWFVRTTTGLACHVDAHSAYLHGLFECIERDAMARAFATHGFFDRMRIATTGLGAGVDRVCSVAGSCGIAVALWQAPSPTGLAVIWCQTIETGSGEPILALPTEGYAAGPSVEAAGVSAMLEALAARAGAISGARDDQTRAHYKRSTEEVVARARQLILAEVSAGPMQGASSSTAADAGSLLSSVLAAGLGPVVAVPVGHDREAGVQCVRTVLARAHPFSVVR; this is encoded by the coding sequence TTGTCGCGGGGCGCTGATCGAGCCAGCCTGAATGGGGATCTGGCCGATTTTTATGCCTCGTTAGTTTCATGCCCGCGCGCCGCCCTTTCCGTTCACTCCACTCCTGACGAAACCAAACGACGGTTCCAGGCACTTCTGCCGCTTTGCAGGAGAGCTCGAATAACGCGGATCGGCGACCTGACGGGGCTGGACCGGCTGGGGCTCCCCGTGGTGCAAGCCGTTCGTCCGGCGGCTCTATCGGAAGTCACCTCTCTGGGGCGAGGCTTCACGACAACTGAAGCGTCGGTGGGAGCAATCATGGAATCGCTGGAGCGCTATTATGCCGAAGCCATTCCGCCCGAACGCATCTTTCTCGCAACGGCCGAGGAACTCGAAATTGCCAACGGCCTGTTTGATACTCTTGTCGTGGCCGGCTCGGAAGATTGGCGGAGCAGGACCATAGCTTGGACGATGGGCGTCGATGTCGCCACGGGGCACGCGCTGCCCGTTCCTTTAGAGCTGGTCCACACCTGTTACACGGAACCGCCGCCGGTCCACGACGGCTGGTTCGTGCGCACGACAACGGGTCTGGCCTGCCATGTGGACGCCCACAGTGCCTATCTGCATGGCTTGTTCGAATGTATCGAGCGCGACGCCATGGCCCGCGCTTTCGCCACACACGGGTTTTTCGACCGGATGCGCATCGCCACGACGGGGCTCGGCGCTGGGGTCGATCGGGTCTGTTCCGTTGCAGGATCCTGCGGCATAGCCGTCGCCCTGTGGCAGGCCCCTTCTCCGACGGGCCTTGCGGTCATCTGGTGCCAGACGATCGAGACGGGTTCTGGCGAGCCGATTCTCGCCCTGCCGACGGAAGGCTATGCCGCAGGTCCGAGCGTCGAAGCAGCCGGCGTAAGCGCCATGCTCGAAGCGCTGGCGGCGAGGGCAGGGGCGATCTCCGGTGCTCGCGATGATCAGACGAGAGCACACTACAAGCGGAGCACCGAGGAGGTCGTAGCGAGAGCCCGCCAGCTGATTCTCGCCGAGGTTTCGGCAGGGCCGATGCAGGGGGCGTCTTCGTCGACGGCGGCTGATGCTGGCTCCCTGCTGAGCAGCGTTCTCGCGGCCGGCCTCGGCCCAGTCGTCGCCGTTCCGGTCGGGCATGATCGCGAAGCGGGTGTCCAGTGCGTGAGGACGGTCCTTGCCCGCGCCCATCCCTTCTCTGTTGTCAGGTGA
- a CDS encoding ATP-binding protein: MLRENRTNTPRKGVSRTARAGGSSAHGSERHIVTALCYDLVGSTDLLHVMDIEDYQDLMSAFQRSSRQSIAAHSGVMQHEAGDGGVALFPIDLDAKDAASLAIRAGLDIVDACKRVGREWGRDDLRVRVGIATSAALIRDMERESWLQEPVTGAALAMAARLQVIAEPNSVLVSEETRNLAGRSHAFVFQGSKPLKGFSTPEKVWRALGHKMEVDRFHAYGRLGGPFINRESELNTIARTWDGVLAGRGASLLIEGDAGIGKSRLLREIRRRTRDRRSKLFFFQCLPGGLRSTLHPLLHSFPGSTTRNGQMGVTASDVATLFERNGIEDKEAIEVFAYLLGAEGRNQLLANDNPKAIREKAHRALLRTLEAVSRSGPVVVAVEDIHWIDPTSRDLLGEAARLIGQFPIFLILTSRRGAPVEWLDTATPLRLSLRPLDSDETRLAIRAKWPEHRLARLPELFEVAERISGGVPLFIEEICQWASQSAEADEASLSETMKPVHLSAFESILDARLQHLGPAREVARAAAAAGTQVTLPLLRVLLPDFSKKAIASAADMLCETGFLTRVRAPGSIAYGFRHVLIQETIYNALLRKQRQVLHRRLFGAVNQNRGMAAWIDTGALAEHAERAGLIENAVELLIAAGKESSSRSAMIEARQYLEHALALCSELGEESAVETLQLAALTALGPILTGLVGLNSPPARKLYEDGVEIARRQPMEEQSKWFPIYWGWWFTGSDFRIMHDRALEVQSMLAKVDDPEIQLQVNHCIWAIDFNLGRHRETQEAIKAGLALYDERTARKSRTEFGGHDAKVCGLGQMALSLWLTGQTKASDAALSRMIAFVDRIAHAPSKAHSLDTEAVSAFYRDDFDRLIEVSARMADFARKHDMQSLSGLSQLFRGWAEAHRGNLASGHSVFREGLSLLRTLGAVADLPIYLYMHATLVGLAGRLGDAIDIVNEAIQKAEETGHAYWLAELHRCRTVLGAQAGVPRDALAADLRSAVEIAESQGATTLVRRARRSMQELGLVAGR; the protein is encoded by the coding sequence ATGCTGCGCGAAAACCGGACCAATACACCACGAAAAGGAGTCAGTCGCACCGCGCGCGCCGGCGGTTCGTCGGCACACGGCAGCGAGCGCCATATCGTTACCGCCCTTTGCTACGACCTCGTAGGGTCGACCGATCTCCTGCATGTCATGGACATCGAGGATTATCAGGATCTGATGTCCGCCTTCCAGCGGTCGAGCAGGCAGTCGATCGCCGCGCATTCCGGAGTGATGCAGCACGAGGCGGGCGATGGCGGCGTGGCGCTGTTTCCGATCGATCTCGATGCCAAGGACGCGGCTTCGCTCGCCATCCGGGCGGGGCTCGACATCGTCGACGCCTGCAAGCGCGTCGGCCGAGAGTGGGGACGGGATGATCTTCGCGTCCGCGTCGGCATCGCCACGTCCGCGGCGCTCATCCGCGACATGGAGCGCGAGAGCTGGCTGCAGGAGCCCGTCACCGGAGCGGCACTCGCCATGGCCGCTCGTCTGCAAGTCATCGCCGAGCCCAACAGCGTCCTGGTCTCGGAGGAGACACGAAACCTGGCAGGGCGATCGCACGCCTTCGTTTTTCAGGGCAGTAAGCCGCTCAAGGGCTTTTCAACGCCCGAGAAAGTGTGGCGGGCGCTCGGACACAAGATGGAGGTCGATCGCTTCCATGCGTACGGGCGACTGGGCGGTCCGTTCATCAACCGCGAGAGCGAGCTTAATACGATCGCTCGTACCTGGGACGGCGTTCTTGCCGGCCGGGGCGCAAGCCTGCTCATCGAGGGCGATGCCGGCATCGGCAAGTCCCGCCTTTTGCGGGAGATCCGCAGGAGAACGCGGGATCGGCGCTCGAAGCTGTTTTTCTTCCAGTGCCTCCCCGGGGGATTGCGCTCGACGCTGCATCCCCTGCTGCACAGCTTTCCCGGGTCGACGACGAGAAACGGCCAGATGGGCGTCACGGCATCCGATGTGGCGACATTGTTCGAGCGCAACGGCATCGAGGACAAGGAGGCGATCGAGGTCTTCGCCTATCTGCTCGGAGCAGAGGGACGAAACCAGCTTCTGGCGAATGACAACCCCAAGGCGATCCGTGAAAAGGCGCACCGGGCGCTTTTGCGGACGCTGGAAGCTGTCTCGCGAAGCGGCCCTGTGGTCGTCGCCGTTGAGGACATCCATTGGATAGACCCGACTTCGCGCGATCTGCTCGGCGAAGCAGCCCGGCTCATCGGTCAATTCCCGATCTTTCTCATCTTGACGTCGCGCCGCGGTGCACCGGTCGAGTGGCTGGATACGGCAACCCCGCTGCGGCTGTCGTTGCGGCCGCTCGACAGCGACGAAACGCGGCTGGCGATCAGGGCGAAGTGGCCTGAGCATCGGCTGGCGAGGCTGCCGGAGCTCTTCGAAGTGGCGGAACGGATATCCGGCGGCGTCCCGCTTTTCATCGAGGAAATCTGCCAATGGGCATCCCAAAGTGCCGAAGCGGATGAGGCGAGCCTGTCGGAGACCATGAAGCCGGTCCATCTATCCGCATTCGAATCCATACTCGACGCACGGCTGCAGCATCTGGGGCCGGCCCGGGAAGTGGCGCGTGCGGCGGCCGCCGCCGGCACGCAGGTGACCCTGCCCCTGCTGCGCGTGCTTCTGCCCGATTTCAGCAAGAAGGCGATCGCAAGTGCGGCCGATATGCTGTGCGAGACCGGCTTCCTGACGCGTGTACGCGCGCCAGGAAGCATTGCATACGGCTTTCGCCACGTGCTGATCCAGGAGACGATCTACAACGCGCTGCTGCGCAAACAGCGGCAGGTGCTGCACCGGCGGCTCTTCGGCGCCGTCAACCAGAACCGCGGCATGGCCGCCTGGATCGACACCGGCGCACTGGCCGAACATGCCGAACGGGCCGGGCTCATCGAGAATGCGGTCGAACTGCTGATTGCCGCCGGCAAGGAGAGCTCGAGCCGCTCGGCAATGATCGAGGCGCGGCAATATCTGGAACATGCGCTGGCGCTCTGCAGCGAATTGGGTGAGGAGAGCGCCGTCGAGACTTTGCAGCTGGCGGCGTTGACGGCACTGGGGCCGATTCTCACGGGGCTGGTGGGGCTGAACTCGCCTCCCGCGCGCAAGCTCTACGAAGACGGCGTGGAAATCGCCCGCCGGCAGCCGATGGAGGAGCAGTCCAAGTGGTTCCCGATCTACTGGGGCTGGTGGTTCACCGGGTCGGACTTCCGCATCATGCACGACCGGGCGCTCGAAGTGCAGTCCATGCTGGCGAAGGTGGACGACCCCGAGATCCAACTGCAGGTGAACCACTGCATCTGGGCGATCGACTTCAACCTCGGCCGGCACCGCGAAACCCAGGAGGCGATCAAGGCCGGCCTGGCGCTCTATGACGAGCGAACGGCGAGGAAGAGCCGGACGGAATTCGGTGGGCACGACGCGAAGGTCTGCGGGCTTGGGCAAATGGCGCTTTCCCTGTGGCTGACCGGGCAAACCAAGGCATCGGATGCGGCGCTCTCCAGGATGATCGCTTTTGTCGACCGCATAGCCCATGCGCCGAGCAAGGCGCATTCGCTCGATACGGAAGCCGTATCGGCGTTTTACCGGGACGATTTCGATCGCCTCATCGAGGTTTCGGCGCGGATGGCGGACTTTGCCAGGAAGCACGACATGCAGTCGCTGTCCGGCCTGTCGCAACTCTTCAGGGGCTGGGCCGAGGCTCATCGGGGAAATCTTGCGAGTGGTCACAGCGTCTTCCGGGAGGGCCTGTCGCTTCTCAGGACGTTGGGGGCGGTCGCCGACCTGCCGATCTATCTCTATATGCATGCCACCTTGGTGGGGCTCGCCGGCAGGCTCGGGGACGCGATCGACATCGTGAACGAGGCGATCCAAAAGGCCGAGGAAACCGGTCACGCCTATTGGCTGGCGGAGCTTCACCGCTGCCGCACGGTACTCGGCGCACAGGCTGGAGTGCCTCGCGATGCGCTCGCGGCAGACCTTCGATCGGCCGTTGAAATTGCCGAAAGTCAGGGGGCGACAACGCTTGTCAGGCGCGCCCGACGATCGATGCAGGAGCTGGGTCTTGTCGCGGGGCGCTGA
- a CDS encoding LysE family translocator, translating into MPSTGLLITFLVTTAVFAYVPGPAMLYAAAQTMARGRWSGVMATLGIHIGGYVHVAAAAAGLSALFHAVPTLYLTVKLAGAAYLIWMGVSLFRAKAQGDVVLPGVQAKSGRRALFESVTIEVLNPKTAIFFVSFLPQFIDTSATLPVWVQFVVLGSIVNLMFSSADILCVMLASVLVSRLRHSSRTQRLVQRVGGATLIGLGAHLALQKS; encoded by the coding sequence ATGCCGTCGACCGGTTTGCTGATCACCTTTCTCGTCACCACCGCCGTATTCGCCTATGTGCCGGGACCGGCCATGCTCTACGCGGCCGCCCAGACGATGGCGCGCGGCCGCTGGTCCGGTGTGATGGCGACGCTCGGCATTCACATCGGCGGCTATGTGCATGTCGCTGCGGCTGCTGCAGGGCTTTCGGCCCTCTTTCATGCCGTGCCCACACTTTATCTGACCGTCAAGCTGGCCGGTGCCGCCTATCTGATCTGGATGGGTGTTTCGCTCTTCCGTGCCAAGGCTCAAGGCGATGTGGTATTGCCGGGGGTGCAGGCGAAATCGGGCCGGCGTGCCCTTTTCGAGAGCGTCACAATCGAGGTTCTCAATCCGAAGACCGCGATCTTCTTCGTTTCCTTCCTGCCGCAGTTCATCGACACGTCAGCCACACTTCCCGTATGGGTGCAATTCGTCGTCCTCGGGTCGATCGTCAACCTGATGTTCTCGTCGGCGGACATCCTCTGCGTCATGCTCGCCAGCGTGCTCGTATCGAGGCTCAGGCATTCAAGTCGCACCCAGCGTCTGGTTCAGCGCGTTGGCGGCGCCACGCTCATCGGATTGGGCGCCCATCTCGCCCTGCAGAAGAGCTGA
- a CDS encoding ATP-dependent DNA helicase, producing MQFAPQQDEALKAVSRWLKEGRSPLFRLFGYAGTGKTTLARHFAEHVDGEVLFAAFTGKAAQVLRSKGASNAKTIHSLIYRPRGEEEVADEETGKTSIAPMFAINRQSPVAKAALIIIDECSMVDEALGKDLMSFGTPILVLGDPGQLPPVSGGGYFTNHEPDYLLTDIHRQARDNPIIQLAMHVREGKEIMQGDYGTAQIISKSEVTQPLVLEADQVLVGTNRTRRRYNQRLRELKGFSSEYPQSGDKLVCLRNDPAKGLLNGSLWQVMSSSKETVKPGINLMIRPEEDDMDRGAAKIKLLKAAFEEVEGEIPWSTRKRYDEFDYGYALTVHKAQGSQWDNVVLFDESWAFRDTRERWLYTAITRAAERLTIVR from the coding sequence ATGCAATTCGCTCCGCAACAGGACGAGGCCCTGAAGGCCGTTTCGCGTTGGCTGAAGGAAGGCCGCTCGCCGCTCTTCCGGCTGTTCGGCTATGCCGGCACCGGCAAGACGACGCTGGCACGGCATTTCGCGGAGCACGTCGACGGCGAGGTGCTCTTTGCGGCCTTCACCGGCAAGGCCGCGCAGGTGCTGCGTTCCAAGGGCGCCAGCAATGCCAAGACCATTCATTCGCTGATCTACCGGCCTCGTGGCGAGGAGGAGGTCGCGGACGAGGAGACCGGCAAGACCTCGATCGCGCCGATGTTCGCCATCAACCGCCAGAGCCCGGTCGCCAAGGCGGCGCTGATCATCATCGACGAATGCTCGATGGTCGACGAGGCGCTCGGCAAGGACCTGATGAGCTTCGGCACGCCAATCCTGGTGCTCGGCGATCCGGGTCAGTTGCCGCCCGTGTCGGGCGGCGGCTATTTCACCAATCACGAGCCGGACTATCTGCTGACCGATATCCACCGCCAGGCGCGCGACAACCCGATCATCCAGCTCGCCATGCATGTTCGCGAGGGCAAGGAGATCATGCAGGGCGACTACGGCACGGCACAGATCATCTCCAAGAGCGAGGTCACCCAGCCGCTGGTGCTGGAAGCCGACCAGGTGCTTGTCGGCACCAACCGGACGCGGCGGCGCTACAACCAACGTCTGCGCGAGCTGAAGGGTTTTTCGAGCGAGTATCCTCAATCGGGCGACAAGCTCGTCTGCCTGAGGAACGATCCTGCCAAAGGCCTGCTCAACGGTTCTCTCTGGCAGGTGATGAGCTCGTCGAAAGAGACGGTGAAGCCGGGGATCAACCTGATGATCCGTCCCGAAGAGGATGACATGGACCGCGGCGCGGCGAAGATCAAGCTCTTGAAAGCGGCCTTCGAAGAGGTCGAGGGCGAGATTCCCTGGTCCACCCGCAAACGCTACGACGAGTTCGACTATGGCTATGCGCTGACCGTGCACAAGGCACAGGGTTCGCAATGGGACAATGTCGTGCTCTTCGACGAGAGCTGGGCCTTCCGCGATACGCGCGAACGCTGGCTCTACACGGCAATCACCCGCGCGGCGGAGCGGCTGACGATCGTCAGGTAA
- a CDS encoding AbrB family transcriptional regulator, producing MKPEQPATPMTPESSRLGRLPRIWQWCLLGVLSLLLAALFEMAGIPAGLLMGPMVAGALVGMNGGTIRLPRQFIFCVQFVLAMMIAGSMRPDLFATFSSNWPLFLAVILSVIGVSTLCGWTITRMRILPGTTAIWGSSAGAASTMLLMADAYGADARLVAFMQYLRVVCVAGAATMVAHLWVSGTEAETATHWFAPVAALPFLATLAVGIVGGFLGKLLRVPAGAFLVPFAIGSALNVSGMLTIELPQWLLALSFALLGWNIGLGFTRSIIAHARRAFVPTVVSILVLMASSGLLALLLTKAVGIDPLTAYLATSPGGLDSIAVIAASSDVDLPFVMALQTARLLIITLIGPALARFVADRA from the coding sequence TTGAAGCCGGAACAGCCCGCAACGCCGATGACCCCCGAAAGCAGCCGGCTTGGTCGCTTGCCGCGCATCTGGCAATGGTGCCTGCTGGGCGTGCTTTCCCTGCTGCTTGCTGCTCTCTTCGAAATGGCGGGCATTCCGGCCGGGCTTCTCATGGGCCCCATGGTGGCCGGCGCGCTTGTCGGCATGAATGGCGGCACGATCCGCCTGCCCCGCCAGTTCATTTTCTGCGTCCAGTTCGTCCTGGCGATGATGATCGCCGGCTCGATGCGGCCCGATCTGTTCGCCACCTTCTCCAGCAATTGGCCGCTCTTCCTCGCCGTCATCCTGTCGGTGATCGGCGTCAGCACGCTGTGCGGCTGGACGATCACGCGGATGCGCATCCTGCCTGGAACGACGGCGATCTGGGGGTCCTCGGCCGGTGCGGCCTCGACCATGCTGCTGATGGCCGACGCCTATGGCGCCGATGCCCGCCTCGTCGCCTTCATGCAATATTTGCGGGTCGTCTGCGTCGCCGGCGCCGCGACGATGGTCGCGCATCTCTGGGTCAGCGGCACGGAGGCCGAGACGGCAACCCATTGGTTTGCGCCGGTCGCTGCCCTGCCCTTCCTTGCGACGCTCGCCGTCGGCATCGTCGGCGGCTTCCTCGGCAAGCTGCTGCGCGTCCCGGCCGGCGCTTTCCTCGTCCCCTTCGCGATCGGCTCGGCTCTCAATGTCTCCGGCATGCTGACGATCGAATTGCCGCAATGGCTGCTGGCGCTCTCCTTCGCGCTGCTCGGCTGGAACATCGGGCTGGGCTTTACCCGCAGCATCATCGCGCATGCGCGTCGGGCCTTCGTGCCGACGGTCGTCTCCATCCTCGTGCTGATGGCCTCTTCCGGTTTGCTCGCACTGCTCCTCACCAAGGCGGTCGGCATCGATCCGTTGACAGCCTATCTCGCCACCAGTCCCGGTGGCCTCGATTCCATTGCCGTGATCGCCGCCTCGAGCGATGTCGACCTTCCCTTTGTCATGGCGCTGCAGACGGCCCGCCTGCTGATCATCACGCTGATCGGCCCGGCTCTTGCCCGCTTCGTCGCCGACCGGGCCTGA
- a CDS encoding COG4315 family predicted lipoprotein has product MRTIPLTITICLVTSASAFAAPPVKTVESEKGPVLAAANGMTLYTYKDDQKGVSTCYDQCAKNWPPFMVEGDAMAEGAYSIVERKDGSKQWAKDGMPLYFWVKDKKMGDITGDGVKGEWDVARP; this is encoded by the coding sequence ATGAGAACGATCCCCTTGACCATCACCATTTGCCTCGTCACCAGCGCTTCCGCTTTCGCGGCACCGCCCGTCAAAACGGTTGAGAGCGAAAAAGGTCCGGTGCTTGCCGCGGCAAACGGCATGACGCTCTACACCTACAAGGATGATCAGAAGGGCGTCTCCACCTGCTATGATCAATGCGCAAAGAACTGGCCGCCCTTCATGGTGGAAGGCGACGCGATGGCAGAAGGCGCCTATTCGATCGTCGAACGCAAGGACGGCAGCAAGCAATGGGCAAAGGACGGCATGCCGCTCTACTTCTGGGTAAAGGACAAGAAAATGGGCGATATTACCGGTGACGGTGTGAAGGGCGAATGGGATGTCGCACGGCCGTGA
- a CDS encoding RNA polymerase sigma factor, which yields MSHGRDDSEAGADASAPDAFEEDVLTLMPALRRYSRSLARSDTDGEDLLQDCVEKVLARRQQWRGVNLRAWAFTIMTNLYRNRHRHRALHPEVEYEEALGLVAEDQNADPLQSRRLERALERLSVDNRSVLMLVVIEGYRYQDVAEMMAIPIGTVMSRLSRARRQLAEAMKDDNVIALRRPK from the coding sequence ATGTCGCACGGCCGTGACGATTCGGAAGCAGGTGCGGATGCTTCCGCACCCGACGCTTTCGAGGAAGACGTCCTCACCCTCATGCCGGCGCTCAGGCGCTATTCACGTAGCCTCGCCCGATCCGACACGGACGGCGAGGACCTTCTCCAGGACTGCGTCGAAAAGGTGCTGGCGCGCCGGCAGCAATGGCGAGGCGTGAACCTGCGCGCCTGGGCCTTCACCATCATGACGAACCTCTACCGCAACCGTCACCGCCATCGCGCCTTGCATCCCGAGGTCGAATATGAGGAGGCTCTTGGCCTCGTCGCCGAAGACCAGAATGCCGACCCCCTGCAAAGCCGGCGGCTCGAGCGCGCGCTGGAGCGGCTGTCGGTCGACAACCGCTCCGTGCTGATGCTCGTGGTGATCGAAGGCTACCGCTATCAGGATGTGGCGGAGATGATGGCTATCCCGATCGGCACGGTGATGTCGCGCCTGTCGCGCGCGCGCCGCCAGCTCGCCGAAGCGATGAAGGACGACAACGTGATCGCCCTGCGGAGACCGAAATGA
- a CDS encoding anti-sigma factor family protein — translation MTDEFNTVSEDELHAYVDGQLSEPERRRIEAWLERHPDRAQEVREWQAQAAALQHHFASYARDHEGDRALVSARRGRGHGVASAPAPVLLRIAAGLLIFAAGALTGFYAPAIVSGDRLPAAAESTDSLPRQAQSAFLVYASEVRHPVEVGADQEAHLATWLGKRLDYGLKIPDLSAFGFSLVGGRLIPVNGTAGALLMYEDGSRQRLTVLLGRNSDNRETSFRIASQGDLETFYWIDGEIGYAVTGEVPRSLLQRVADACYRQFEGSEGS, via the coding sequence ATGACGGACGAATTCAACACCGTCTCCGAAGACGAACTGCATGCCTATGTCGATGGCCAGCTGAGCGAGCCGGAGCGCAGGCGCATCGAAGCCTGGCTCGAAAGGCACCCGGATCGCGCTCAGGAAGTCCGCGAATGGCAGGCCCAGGCGGCTGCGCTCCAACACCATTTCGCATCCTATGCCCGTGATCATGAAGGCGATCGGGCGCTGGTCTCGGCCCGTCGAGGCCGGGGGCACGGCGTTGCCTCGGCCCCTGCGCCCGTCCTCCTACGGATCGCCGCCGGTCTCCTGATCTTCGCGGCCGGTGCCCTGACCGGGTTCTACGCCCCTGCGATCGTCTCCGGGGATCGGTTGCCCGCGGCGGCCGAGAGCACCGACAGCCTTCCGCGCCAGGCGCAATCCGCTTTTCTCGTCTATGCGAGCGAGGTGCGCCATCCGGTCGAGGTCGGCGCCGACCAGGAGGCGCATCTCGCCACCTGGCTCGGCAAGCGGCTCGATTACGGGTTGAAGATTCCGGATCTGTCGGCTTTCGGATTTTCGCTCGTAGGCGGCCGGCTGATCCCCGTCAACGGCACGGCGGGCGCCCTGCTGATGTATGAGGACGGCTCCCGCCAGCGGCTCACCGTACTTCTCGGCCGCAACAGCGACAATCGCGAGACGAGCTTCCGCATCGCGAGCCAGGGCGATCTCGAAACTTTCTACTGGATTGACGGCGAGATCGGCTACGCGGTTACCGGCGAGGTGCCGCGCAGCCTCCTGCAGCGGGTCGCCGACGCGTGTTACCGCCAGTTCGAGGGGTCGGAGGGCTCATAG
- a CDS encoding nitrile hydratase accessory protein, with protein sequence MSPCSTTSPLVASAELPKSADGDPVFAEPWQAAAFAMTVRLHEQGVFSWSEWAEALSAELHKPGRKPDGSDYYDCWVAALSHLVEKLSITSGPELEALVRSWQRAAEGTPHGKPIVLENDPLRRG encoded by the coding sequence TTGAGTCCGTGTAGCACCACCTCTCCACTTGTCGCCTCTGCCGAACTGCCGAAATCGGCGGACGGCGATCCAGTCTTTGCCGAGCCCTGGCAGGCTGCCGCCTTCGCCATGACCGTCCGGCTCCATGAACAGGGCGTGTTTTCCTGGAGCGAGTGGGCCGAGGCGCTTTCGGCCGAGCTCCACAAGCCCGGCCGGAAGCCGGACGGCAGCGATTACTATGATTGCTGGGTGGCGGCCCTCAGCCACCTGGTCGAGAAGCTTTCCATCACCTCTGGGCCGGAGCTGGAGGCGCTCGTCCGAAGCTGGCAGCGTGCTGCCGAAGGGACGCCGCATGGCAAGCCTATCGTCCTGGAGAACGATCCGCTGCGACGAGGATGA